The proteins below come from a single Triticum aestivum cultivar Chinese Spring chromosome 5D, IWGSC CS RefSeq v2.1, whole genome shotgun sequence genomic window:
- the LOC123126240 gene encoding ABC transporter G family member 3-like yields MDEEDAVGISRSCPDLSSCREMRCPAAAVIGSRASFADGPLRQREDEGKERRAQESSTVAFPPCSQIGATRGSKINSLDPGEDDQGDFSSVSMDTAVAIRTLEATYKSSAEAAAVESMIAKLIDKVRISAIFVFVSFLVLLSVCKVPAHIDEIKIYSHEDSNRHYGTLVFLLGHFLSSVSFLFLVSISSSLVFYSLIGLRNEFSFLMYFIITIFMCLLANEALMMIVAYIWLETYKCILTLICLYGLVQNEYVSTSFAVGATRTIPGVQAVRGLYGISSSTGAKWMNLLVLFLMAIGYWVVLYVLLRLDVRRHVRLGRCSCWPSIHTIAAPK; encoded by the exons ATGGACGAGGAAGATGCCGTCGGGATCTCGCGGAGCTGCCCAGATCTCAGCAGCTGCCGCGAGATGAGATGCCCGGCCGCCGCCGTCATAGGATCCCGTGCGAGCTTTGCCGATGGTCCCCTCAGGCAGCGGGAAGATGAGGGGAAGGAGAGGCGGGCTCAggagtcatcgacggtggcgtttCCCCCATGTAGCCAGATCGGGGCGACGCGGG GAAGCAAAATTAACAGCCTGGACCCTGGAGAG GATGATCAAGGGGATTTCTCTTCAGTGAGCATGGACACTGCTGTGGCGATCCGGACACTAGAAGCAACATACAAATCATCGGCTGAAGCTGCTGCTGTTGAATCCATGATTGCAAAATTGATTGACAAG GTTAGGATTTCTGCGATATTTGTGTTTGTTTCGTTTCTTGTCCTTCTGAGTGTTTGCAAAGTGCCTGCTCATATTGATGAGATCAAG ATATATTCCCATGAGGATTCAAACCGGCATTATGGGACATTGGTTTTCCTACTAGGCCACTTCCTATCCAGCGTCTCCTTCCTATTTCTGGTGTCCATTTCGTCGTCGTTGGTTTTCTACTCCTTGATTGGCCTCAGGAATGAGTTCAGCTTCCTTATGTACTTTATAATCACCATCTTTATGTGCCTATTGGCGAACGAAGCGCTCATGATGATTGTTGCGTACATCTGGCTTGAGACTTACAAGTGCATCTTAACCTTGATTTGCTTATAT GGCTTGGTCCAGAACGAGTATGTCAGTACATCATTTGCAGTCGGGGCCACGAGGACGATACCCGGCGTGCAGGCTGTCCGAGGCTTGTATGGCATATCATCGTCGACGGGTGCCAAGTGGATGAATCTCCTTGTTTTGTTCCTGATGGCGATCGGCTACTGGGTCGTCTTGTATGTTTTGCTTCGTCTAGATGTGAGGAGACATGTGAGGCTTGGCAGGTGCTCCTGCTGGCCCAGCATCCACACCATTGCAGCTCCAAAGTGA